From Desmodus rotundus isolate HL8 chromosome 12, HLdesRot8A.1, whole genome shotgun sequence, one genomic window encodes:
- the LOC123478398 gene encoding cell adhesion molecule CEACAM3 produces MGSLSVSSHRRLVHWQGLLLAVSLLTFWSPPSTANISIATAYAVEGDAAALLRIHNKPPGVVGIVWYKGKGVDKNNLIAFYIMTSSFYLSVPEDSDKEMIMDDGHLVLKNVTMKDTGMYTAVAHLPDSKNETGFGELEVYGVKKWIELMRVFEKIKLCRSGVLDYCIL; encoded by the exons ATGGGGTCCCTGTCAGTCTCTTCCCACAGAAGACTGGTCCACTGGCAAGGGCTCCTGCTGGCTG tttcACTCTTAACTTTCTGGAGCCCGCCCTCCACAGCCAACATCAGTATTGCGACGGCCTATGCTGTTGAAGGGGATGCCGCTGCGCTTCTGCGTATCCACAATAAGCCTCCTGGAGTTGTAGGCATCGTGTGGTACAAGGGGAAAGGTGtggacaaaaataatttaatcgCATTTTATATTATGACATCAAGTTTCTATTTAAGTGTTCCTGAAGACAGTGACAAAGAGATGATAATGGATGATGGACACTTGGTGTTGAAGAATGTCACCATGAAGGACACAGGAATGTACACTGCAGTGGCCCACCTTCCAGATTCAAAAAATGAAACAGGATTTGGGGAACTTGAGGTATATG gggTAAAAAAGTGGATAGAGCTAATGAGAGTTTTCGAAAAAATAAAGCTATGTAGAAGTGGAGTGCTGGATTATTGCATTCTAtaa